The following coding sequences are from one Collimonas arenae window:
- a CDS encoding CaiB/BaiF CoA transferase family protein: MSNPLLSGIRVLDLTRLLPGPFCSFYLAQLGAEVIKLEEPQGGDYARMLAPELFMLVNRGKKSVTLDLRQPQAVAAFHKLVEDADVVIESFRPGVMDKLGCGYQQLKLINPRLVYAALTGYGQTGPYKDRAGHDMNYCAYAGLLEQTGAVDGPPVLSNFQSADLAGGALTCALGILAAVIGARTSGQGTLVDVGMLDGTLALQALSLATIRTMGRSAKRGSDMLSGGLANYNIYACADGKHVAMAALEPKFFFNFCQAVGKPELAGLPLSPGPDGAALRSALETLFKTRSRDEWELLLADRDCCVSGIYSPQEALDNPQVKARGLIRSEDGKPLLDLPIKFSNAENAGGDCPRLGADTIAVLAAAGIDETELAALSAASAI; encoded by the coding sequence ATGAGCAACCCCCTCCTGTCCGGGATACGTGTGCTGGATCTGACACGCCTGTTGCCTGGCCCATTTTGCAGCTTTTACCTGGCGCAATTGGGAGCTGAGGTAATCAAACTGGAGGAGCCCCAGGGGGGAGATTACGCTCGCATGCTGGCGCCGGAATTGTTCATGCTGGTCAATCGCGGTAAGAAATCGGTGACGCTTGATCTGCGCCAACCGCAAGCGGTGGCCGCCTTCCACAAACTGGTTGAGGATGCTGATGTCGTGATCGAATCGTTCCGGCCGGGCGTGATGGACAAGCTCGGTTGCGGCTACCAGCAGTTGAAACTGATCAACCCGCGTTTGGTATACGCTGCGCTCACCGGCTATGGTCAAACCGGCCCTTATAAGGATCGCGCCGGGCACGACATGAACTACTGCGCATATGCGGGCTTGCTGGAACAAACTGGCGCCGTCGACGGGCCGCCGGTACTATCGAACTTTCAAAGCGCAGACCTGGCTGGCGGTGCGCTGACCTGCGCGCTGGGCATACTCGCTGCCGTAATTGGTGCGCGCACTTCAGGGCAAGGCACCCTTGTCGATGTCGGCATGCTTGATGGCACGCTAGCCTTGCAGGCACTGTCGCTGGCCACTATCCGTACCATGGGCCGGAGCGCGAAGCGCGGCAGCGACATGCTAAGTGGAGGCCTAGCCAACTACAATATTTATGCCTGTGCCGACGGCAAACATGTCGCCATGGCGGCCCTCGAACCCAAGTTTTTTTTCAATTTCTGCCAGGCTGTCGGCAAGCCGGAATTAGCCGGATTGCCGCTGAGCCCGGGGCCGGATGGCGCCGCATTGCGCAGTGCACTCGAAACTTTGTTCAAGACCCGTTCGCGCGACGAATGGGAGTTGTTGCTGGCTGATCGGGACTGTTGCGTGTCGGGCATCTACAGCCCACAGGAAGCACTCGACAATCCGCAAGTCAAAGCGCGCGGCCTGATCCGCAGCGAAGACGGTAAGCCGTTGCTGGATTTACCGATCAAGTTCAGCAATGCCGAAAATGCCGGCGGCGATTGCCCGCGATTGGGGGCGGATACGATCGCCGTGTTGGCTGCCGCAGGCATTGATGAAACAGA
- a CDS encoding SDR family oxidoreductase, whose protein sequence is MGDELRYDGRVAIVTGAGNGLGRAHALLLGARGASVVVNDLGGDVHGGGKSSAAADQVVAEIKAAGGNAVANYDSVEDGGSIVQTALDHFGGVDIVINNAGILRDSSFAKMSADDWDLIYRVHVLGAFRVTHAAWPHMRNKGYGRIVMTTSAAGIYGNFGQTNYSMAKMGLIGMANTLAIEGASKNIRVNTIAPLAGSRISETVMPPQMLEALKPEYVAPLAAYLSHESCEESGSLFEVGAGFHAKLRWERTVGHHFQGKSFGPEDVAEKWAEIGDFNDATYPKSIGESLMSILQGVASPFGQGKN, encoded by the coding sequence ATGGGAGATGAATTGCGTTATGACGGCAGGGTGGCGATTGTTACTGGCGCTGGAAATGGATTGGGGCGCGCCCATGCACTATTGCTGGGCGCGCGTGGCGCCAGCGTGGTGGTCAATGATCTCGGCGGCGATGTCCACGGCGGCGGCAAGTCCAGTGCAGCAGCGGACCAGGTGGTGGCGGAGATCAAGGCGGCAGGAGGCAACGCAGTCGCCAACTACGACTCGGTAGAGGATGGCGGCAGTATCGTGCAGACCGCGCTCGATCATTTTGGCGGAGTCGACATCGTCATAAATAACGCTGGCATCCTGCGCGACAGCAGTTTCGCCAAAATGAGCGCTGACGATTGGGATCTGATCTATCGCGTCCACGTGCTTGGCGCTTTCCGCGTCACCCACGCAGCATGGCCGCACATGCGCAACAAGGGCTATGGCCGGATCGTCATGACCACCTCGGCGGCTGGCATCTACGGCAACTTCGGCCAGACCAACTACAGCATGGCCAAGATGGGCCTGATCGGCATGGCCAACACGCTGGCCATCGAAGGTGCTTCGAAGAACATCCGCGTCAACACGATCGCGCCGCTGGCCGGCTCACGTATTTCCGAGACGGTGATGCCACCGCAGATGCTGGAAGCGTTGAAGCCGGAGTATGTGGCGCCGCTGGCGGCGTATCTGTCCCATGAGAGTTGCGAGGAAAGCGGAAGTTTGTTCGAAGTCGGCGCCGGCTTCCATGCCAAGTTGCGCTGGGAGCGTACCGTGGGTCACCATTTTCAGGGCAAGTCGTTCGGCCCTGAAGATGTGGCGGAAAAATGGGCGGAGATCGGCGACTTCAATGATGCCACTTATCCCAAGAGCATCGGCGAATCACTGATGTCAATCTTGCAGGGCGTGGCTTCGCCGTTCGGACAAGGCAAGAACTGA